The genomic stretch TCGGGGGCCGAGCGGGAGGGGACGGAGCCATCGACGCCGTGGACCGGCAGCTCATCGACCTGCTGCGCGCCAACGGGCGGGCCAGTTACGCGGAGCTGGCCCGCCAGGTCGGGCTCTCGTCCCCCGCCGTGCACGAGCGCGTGGGCAAACTGGAGGCAGCCGGGGTCATCACCGGCTACCGGGCGATCGTGGACCCGTCCTCGATCGGGCTCGACGTGACGGCCCTGGTCAGCGTCATCGAGAGCGACGCCGTGGACGACACGGGCATCGAGGAGGGCCTGCGCGCCCTGTCGGCGGTCGAGGACTGCTGGCGGGTGGCGGGCAGCGAGGGATACGTGCTGAAGGTCCGCGTGACCGACATCCCGGCACTGGAGGCCACCATCAGCGCGTTGAACCGGATCAGGGGTGTCGCGCGCACCCGCACCACAGTGGTGCTGTCGACGAAGTGGGAGGGCCGTCATGGCTGAGGAGAAGTCGGCCGGCGGAGCGACCCCGGCATCACCGACCGGGGGCCCGGCGAGGCCGCCCAGGATCGCGCCGTGGCTGGT from Blastococcus sp. PRF04-17 encodes the following:
- a CDS encoding Lrp/AsnC family transcriptional regulator — encoded protein: MDRQLIDLLRANGRASYAELARQVGLSSPAVHERVGKLEAAGVITGYRAIVDPSSIGLDVTALVSVIESDAVDDTGIEEGLRALSAVEDCWRVAGSEGYVLKVRVTDIPALEATISALNRIRGVARTRTTVVLSTKWEGRHG